TCCGCCTCCGCGCCGGCATGTCCCACATAGACGACAACGACCAGTCGGCCGCCCTCTGCCAGCGCCGCCGCCAAGGCGTCAAGGGCGCTGACCGTCGATTCGGCTCGGGTAACCAGAGCGTGATCGCCGCCGGGAAGGTAGCCAAGGTTGAAGACGGCAACCTTGGGCTTTTTCGTATATCCATGGAGCAGCGATCCCATTTGGCTGTGATCGCTGTGGATCAAGCGAATCGGACGCTCGGGAACAGTCGCCGCCGCGTTCTCTGGCGGAGACGCTTGTTCGGGAGACACCGTCTTCTCAAAAACGGTCAGCCCCACTGTTTTCGACGCTGCTTTTTGGGCCGAAAGGGGCTCGTCGACTTCGAACCGATCTTCAAATCCAGCTTCTGTAAGCCGCCGGGCCGTGGCGTCGATGGCCGCTTCTTGAATGTCGAAGGCCCACAGGTCGCCGCCGGGCAGCACCCGCTGGGCCAGAAACAGGGTGTCATGGCCGTTGCCGGCGGTGGCGTCGATGGCGAAATCGCCGGGTGTGAGGACTTCAGCGAGAAAACGGCGGGACCATTCCACCGCCGATGTGAGGGAGTTCATCCTTTACCTCCCCTGTTGCATTTTTTCCCGCAGGATGCGGAAAAAGGTGCGTTCGCCCAGACGGATCAATCGACAAGCGACAGACGCCTTCTGGACAAGGACGCTGTCCCCACAGACCATCGGTTGCCCCGGCTGTCCATCGACAGTCACCACGGCGTGGCTGTGAGAGGAGATGACGGTCAAGCGGACGGCCTGATCCTGCGGGATGACGAGGGGCCTGGCATCGAGCGCGTGGGGGCTGATCGGGGTGATCAACAGCGCGTGCAGTTC
The Heliomicrobium undosum DNA segment above includes these coding regions:
- a CDS encoding class I SAM-dependent methyltransferase, whose translation is MNSLTSAVEWSRRFLAEVLTPGDFAIDATAGNGHDTLFLAQRVLPGGDLWAFDIQEAAIDATARRLTEAGFEDRFEVDEPLSAQKAASKTVGLTVFEKTVSPEQASPPENAAATVPERPIRLIHSDHSQMGSLLHGYTKKPKVAVFNLGYLPGGDHALVTRAESTVSALDALAAALAEGGRLVVVVYVGHAGAEAEVAAVDTWWRQLPPQRWDTVSVQFPNRTGRPPYVLVAEKKGVQRRVPTT